One Aphidius gifuensis isolate YNYX2018 linkage group LG3, ASM1490517v1, whole genome shotgun sequence DNA window includes the following coding sequences:
- the LOC122852856 gene encoding uncharacterized protein LOC122852856 — MISVMTQLKALRQFRTSGISHPNSLGVYLNNSKTIRVFSDNSCYISHKIDRKELFEKIEVLNILNWLIPDDIICNIANTMKRLHTLHVSCHWLTNTAIVTCTKMNNLKFINFFGYNNVTDSSIKLLKNLTHLKVPLSNKITDESIIKVLENSPEMQCFSLKNTGITHKFIEKAAEISKNRKRQLKIEVSLERDMSNTQVKYEYLTVRYAKK; from the exons ATGATTAGT GTGATGACTCAACTAAAGGCTTTAAGACAATTTAGAACTTCTGGTATAAGCCATCCTAATAGTTTAGGCGTTTATTTGAACAATTCTAAAACAATAAGAGTTTTTTCTGACAACAGTTGTTACATTAGCCATAAAATTGATAGAAAGGAGCTCTTTGAAAAAATCGAGGTATTAAATATTCTGAATTGGCTAATTCCCGATGATATTATATGTAATATTGCTAATACTATGAAACGATTACACACACTACATGTATCATGTCATTGGTTAACCAATACTGCTATCGTTACATGtacaaaaatgaataatttaaaatttatcaattttttcggCTACAATAACGTCACTGACTCTTCAATTAAATTGCTGAAAAATTTGACACATTTAAAGGTGCCATTGagcaataaaattactgatgaATCAATCATTAAagttcttgaaaattcaccagaGATGCAATGTTTTAGCCTGAAGAACACAGGTATAactcataaatttattgaaaaagcagcagaaatatcaaaaaatcgTAAAAGGCAATTAAAAATAGAGGTTTCACTTGAACGTGATATGTCTAACACACAagttaaatatgaatatttgacTGTTCGTTATgctaaaaaatag